The DNA segment GATGTGGGAGCTCTCGGGTGCTTGATGCAGCAGGAGTTGTCGAGTAGTCGTCAGGCGATCTAGAGCTCAACAGCGCACTCGCCGATCTTGCTTCGGCTGTGCGAGCTGCAGGTGGGATGATGTAGTTCGACCTCCTTTCGTAAGAGCGGGCCAAGGTCATGGCCCGTTCTAGGTGGACGATGCCAGGAGCTCCGTGTCGATCTGCAGCGGTTCTGGCAGCCTAGCTGTGAAGATGTTCACCTGCTGCGCCTCGGTCAGTGGTCCCTCGTGTGGCAGCCGAGCCAGGAATTGCTCGCAGAACTTGTTATGGTTCCGGTGCACTTGAACGACATCAATTCCCCAAAAAGGGTTGCTACACACCGGTGGCTCGAAGCACGTGTGGATGAGGTCAACGAAGTCCGGCCAAGTCGGTGTCCCGTACTCCCGCCCGGTGCACTTGAACGACATCAATTCCCCAAAAGGGTTGCTACACACCGGTGGCTCGAAGCACGTGTGGATGAGGTCGATGAAGTCCGGTCAAGTCGGTGTCCCGTACTCCCGCTCAAGCTTGTAATACCACAAGATTGTCAGACCATCCATGTTGAAGGATGCGAGCCATACCTTCTCGTTCTTTGGTGTGCGTCGGTCGCGGAAGTATTGCTCACAACGGTGTAGTCACCGAAGCGGATCGTCCTTCCCGTCAAAGACTGGGAAGTTGAGTttgtggaagcgtgggatgcCGCCATGGCTGGAGGGTGCCACACCGTTGCCCGATGCACTGGAGTCGGTGGAGATGGTTTTCGGCGACGGCTTGCCGAGAAGGCGGGGTGTGTCCTTTGTGGTGGCGTTTGCAGCTGTGTCCAATACGTCTTGCTCGATCTAATCGTCACCAGTTTCTAGGCGACCGATTACGATGTGGTGAGCGTTCTGCTATTGCTGCACCTCTTTCAGCCTACACCGCACGAAGTCGAGCATGTTGGACCGCGTCTTGACGATCTCTTCGCGTTGCAGCTATAGCTCGTCGCTCGTCTCGGTCCACATGGGTGTGGTGGGTGGGTGTTGAGCGCTGATCTCTGATGCCAAAGATGTCACAGGCCTTGTGTTAGAGGAGGAAACGGATTGTAGGGAGTAGTCGTGATGAATTGGAGGCCGTGGCCCTGGACCTCGACAGCACGGCTTAGGAGCCATGGTCAGCTACTGCACCGGTGAGGTAGGGAGAAGAAGGGAAGGGAATTTAGGTAATTCTCTGCTTGCTTTATTCATGGGCTGCCTCTCCCTTTTATAGATTAAGGGCAGCTACAACAAAACACTTAACAAACTGAATCTCTAAGCTAACAACTTGATAATGCctagccttatccttgaaacaACCTGAAACTAACTTTGCAAGCTGCAACAACCTTGGCTTGATGTGTGCTGGCTCCTCCTAGCCACGTCAACAGCTGTATGTTTGGCCCACCATGACATGACCACTGCCTATTAACAGAAGTACTGAATACTTACAAATGCCCACAAACTTTCAAGATACTAATTATTTCTGGTCAGTGTTAATGGAGGAAATAAACTTATCGATATGCTACAGCATGAGTTATATAGTTCACAATTAACATTGATGCTACCCAAGAGTAGAAGGTTATGAAGATGTGATGTCCTCTTGGCATGTATTGTAGGAAAGTAATTAGTATCGAACCGTGACTAATATGAATCTGCAAACAATGTTTCTACCATGGGGAACTGCACCGTTTCCTAAATTGCTTGGAATGAAAACAAGCAGTCCTGTTTCCCCTACCTGTGACCAATACTAATTTCGGGAATTTTGCATTtagatagagggagagagatgctTTGTGTGCTGTACATCATGCTGTTGTCACCGCAGTAGTTGTCGTAGGGCTGGTAGTTTGTAGTCTTCCTTTGTTCCGATGGAAGATGGATAGGAATGGGGCATGGTGATGAAGATTGCTTTGGCATTTTGGGTATCTgtatgtggtagcatatgcgaGATCAGGGCGCAGGGTATGGGTGCTAGCGTTGGAAACATGTCTGCCATGAGAAGAATCCACGAGGGAGCGATGGTTGCGGCCATTTGGGAGAGGGTGCATGCGCAAAAAGTAGGAAAATAGGGTTTCTGCTATTAGATAAATCCGTAACCTAGTAACCTCCACGTACAGATATCTTCTGCCAAAAGCTACGACTACAACCCATACAACTTCCTGTTGCAAAGTATCTGTTAAAACCCAGTTTTGTGTTGCAGTGGATATGCCCCTTTAGATATGGTTTACAAACTTGTCGGAATCTTTCCTTTGTACTTGGCCTGCAGACTTATGGAATAACTCTGATAAAAAATCTTGTTTAGGTGGCTATATGATGGGCATGTTCTCACTACGTACTGTTGTTGTGGCCGGTGGGGACTAGTGAATTTTTTACCAAACTTGACTACAATTGGGTGAAACAGAAAAAGGACAAGCTCAAGTCTGCAGTCTGCACAGTGATTTGTACCGTTCTGCTCTTTCTAGTTCTCCCAGATGCAAATAAAATAGTTCATGAGTCATCTATCATCCGTTTCTCGACATTCACAAGTTACAATGTTCATTCATAACTAAAAGTTGGTCCATACTGGATGCATGCTCCTAATAAAGCAGACCAATTTTTGTTACAAGATGCATACTTTTAGACCGCCCTTAAATGATTGCAGCTTATTTCTGTATTTTTCAGTGCCAAAATGGCCATGTAGCATGCTTTTCCTGCTGGTCCAGGCTGAGCAATAAGTGTCACATTTGTTCTCATGATGCCAACTTTGCACGGAACATTGCACTGGAGAAGATTGTTGAGTCAGTCAAGTCCTCATGCTCGTATGCCAATTGGGGTTGTAGCAAGTTGGTTAGCTATTCGCTCAGAGATGCTCATGAAGAATCTTGCCTTTTTGCTCCTTCAGTGTGTCCTATTCCTGGTTGCGGGTACAGAGGATTCACAGGATGGTGGTCAGGACATTTCTTTATAGACCATAATGCTGAAGGCCTGCGGTTCATGTATGGTCAGCACTTCGAAGTAAATCTGGAAATGTCAGTTCCTTTTCTAGTTCTTCTAGCAGAGGATGACCACCTATTCCTTGTCCTGAACAAGAACGTGATGCCCTTTGGGCATGCATTTTCAGTGGTTTGCCTTAGGACTGGCAATCTGAACTGGAATTTCCTCTACGAAATAAAAGCAATTAGTAGTGCAAACACTGAAAACAGCCTACAACTGAAGGCTTCTGTTACAAACACAAGGGAGTGGGGCGGTCTTCACCCTACAGAAGCTTTCCTTTTGGTTCCTTATGTCTTTTGCAAATCGAGCAAACTAACACTAAACCTCTCTATTGAGAGGTTTGCTGATGTTGGGGGTGGATATGTGACGTCCTCTGTGTtgtaaaatgtaaaaaaaaattgtagcagTGTAAAATTGTaaattgtatgtgtatgctGCCATGTACTAACCCTGTACTATCCCATCAAGCATATCACTTGTGATGGAGAAAATGGGCTGCTGGATGTAGGAACTAAATTCAAGACGAGAGTTGTATTCTTGTGCTAATCATGAATTCTGATTGTAGATACAAAGATGTGGTTCCTTGTGTTGATCTGTTTTGGTCTCCATGAGAAGAAATTATGGACATGGTTATCTAGATGATGATGGGGCGCAGCAGTTCTTAGGGTTTTGATTTTAACACGGATAATTTGTGGGTTATTGTGATCTGATGTTATGTTCCCGAGTTCAGCTTGTTCCGCATTCCAGAAAAGAGTCCAGATTGTCCTTGTACTTGTTGCAGCTCATTTCTGGAACACGTGTTACAGATTTATGTATCCAGCACATTATCTTACTGCTCATTTTTTGATTGTAACACGCATAGTTTGTGGGTTATTGTGATCTGATGTTATGTTCCCGAGTTCAGCTTGTTCCGCATTCCAGAAAAGAGTCCAGATTGTCCTCGTACTTGGTGCAGCTCATTTCTGGAACATGTGTTACAGAATTATGTATCCAGCACCTTATCTTACTGCCCATTTTGGGTAGTTCTGAAACATTTGAGCGTGTGTAGTATAAGAGTGGTGGTGATTATCAACCATTTGGagcttaatttgtttttttaatctctTTCCTACATCCCTCTGCTGTTGCTGGTGCTGATGGATGCAAAAATGCTAATGAATCTTGTTGGATGGAAATGGATGAACTGATATCATGTTTGGATTCCTGAACGAACATGCTGGTGTGCCGTTGAATGATTGCATCAGTCAGTTCACGTCCATAACTTGGTTTATAGTTGTACTAAGGTTTAGTCAACTCGCACCATGAATCGATTCTTAAATGATTTGAGCTAAGATAACCATCAACCTGCACCATACAACCCGCACCATCCTCTTGCTTAAATCCCTAGTTCATATTGCTAAAAACTTTGCCACCCATTTTGTCCCAAGTTGCATAGTATCATTGTCACATTTCGTTGAGCAATTATATTTACCAAAGACTCCCAAAGCGAGGCTACACATATCTACTCTTTTCGTAAACCCATCAAACCAAGTGACAAGGAAAATATGGAATTCTAAGgtagataatatttttgagaTTCCAAGCAAGATTATTACCATGTAAATTtataaacaaaacatttaaaaatataggagCCAAATGTTTAAAGACAACTTGCATTACTCTTGGTGCTCAATGGGTTCTTCAAACTTTTGATTCCGGAAGCTTCCAAATTCTTTCTCCAAAACGTGGGTGTCTAATCGTGAAAATAAAACAAGGCAAACAGACACCACAAACcaataagaaccaaataaaattcaaatcagCTTATTTAAGTGGATTATGATTTTCAAGGAGTTTCGGTGAGCAAATCTACCAGATCGGAGTTAGAACGGGCAAATATGGGCTTTCTAAAGATTAAGTCAGgaaaaagatgaagaaatgaGGAATCTAAGAGGATATGAATTTTCTGGAAGTTTCTAGGAGTTTTTGGAGCGATATGAGATTGTTCTGGAGCTTTCGGGTATGTTTtaggattttctaggatttattttatttattttctctatgCAATTAAAttcttgaaaataaaaaattgggTTGTTGCAAAACCTACCCCTTAAATGAATGTTTTCCTCCAGATTTGGGCTGGTCAGCGAACATCTAAGGATATTCCATCTTTGGATCTTCGTCACGTTTATCTGTAGCTTCTGCTTCTAAGTAGTTGTTCTTGTagtcacttcttcaactgagGGATGTGACGACATCACGTACATTGGCGTGCTTGGGTTGCAATTCCAATTGGCAAGCTACTTCACCTTTTGCTCTTAGGTATCAGCTATGAATAGTATTTGACTCATTCATTTGTTAGAGTGATTGCTCTTCGGGCACACTCTATCGCTCCATTGTTCTTGGCTAGCCAACCCACTTTAAAAATGATGTCTGTACCATCAGACATTAGGACTATTAGTTTTATTGAAAAGTCTACCCCTTAAATTAAGGTTTACCTTAGGGCATTTGAGGTTAGCTCTAATTTCTCCTTTGGGT comes from the Phragmites australis chromosome 22, lpPhrAust1.1, whole genome shotgun sequence genome and includes:
- the LOC133904820 gene encoding E3 ubiquitin-protein ligase SINA-like 10 translates to MAKFSFDDAEEDPPAAASGGDKRKREDGPPGGAPPKARNLAVGGGEPDGSATVGEERAEGSGRKVVETGGGEADEGISVRIDPDVLDCSICFEPLRPPLYQCQNGHVACFSCWSRLSNKCHICSHDANFARNIALEKIVESVKSSCSYANWGCSKLVSYSLRDAHEESCLFAPSVCPIPGCGYRGFTGWWSGHFFIDHNAEGLRFMYGQHFEVNLEMSVPFLVLLAEDDHLFLVLNKNVMPFGHAFSVVCLRTGNLNWNFLYEIKAISSANTENSLQLKASVTNTREWGGLHPTEAFLLVPYVFCKSSKLTLNLSIERFADVGGGYVTSSVL